A window of the Halichoerus grypus chromosome 2, mHalGry1.hap1.1, whole genome shotgun sequence genome harbors these coding sequences:
- the PRR16 gene encoding protein Largen isoform X2 has translation MTDSSKTDTLNSSSSGTTASSIEKIKVQAHAPLIKPPAHPSAILTVLRKPNPPPPPPRLTPVKCEDPRRGAPTVNPVKTNGTLLRNGGFPGAPNKIPNGDQCCIPAGTLDKAPGRPLKHRPEKDRCPQAGPRERVRFNEKVQYHGYCPDCDTRYNIKNREVHLHGEPVHPPEKLPHPGPPLPPPPHLPPFPLENGGLGISHSHSFPPLRPATVPPPTAPKPQKTILRKSTTTTV, from the coding sequence ATGACCGACAGCTCCAAAACGGACACCCTGAATAGTAGCTCCAGCGGCACAACGGCCTCCAGCATCGAGAAGATCAAAGTGCAGGCCCACGCACCCCTCATCAAGCCCCCCGCACACCCGTCTGCTATCCTCACCGTCCTGAGAAAGCCAAACCCTCCGCCGCCTCCCCCGCGGTTGACCCCTGTGAAGTGTGAAGACCCCCGGAGGGGGGCGCCGACGGTCAATCCCGTGAAGACGAATGGCACCCTCCTGCGAAACGGAGGCTTCCCCGGGGCACCCAACAAAATTCCAAATGGAGACCAATGCTGCATACCCGCTGGTACCTTGGACAAGGCTCCCGGGCGGCCTCTGAAGCACAGACCTGAAAAAGACAGGTGCCCCCAGGCAGGGCCTCGGGAACGAGTTCGGTTTAATGAAAAAGTGCAGTACCATGGCTACTGTCCCGACTGTGACACCCGGTATAACATAAAAAACAGGGAGGTCCATTTACACGGCGAACCTGTCCACCCACCGGAAAAGCTTcctcacccaggcccccccctccctcctccaccccacctccctccttttCCACTGGAAAACGGGGGGCTGGGAATAAGCCACAGTCACAGTTTCCCCCCTCTCAGACCTGCAACTGTGCCTCCTCCCACTGCACCAAAACCACAGAAGACAATCTTGAGGAAATCAACCACTACAACAGTGTGA